In Bacteroidales bacterium, a single genomic region encodes these proteins:
- a CDS encoding AAA family ATPase, giving the protein MPTSTQETAIEKLSGFIASEEKKRLFLLKGYAGTGKTSIVGVLVKILPQIGVDTYLMAPTGRAAKVLAAYSGHPAYTIHKGIYHVGDDESGFYITLRENKRKNTVFIVDEASMIAGDTAGKHELFPASNLLDDLLTYVYSGENCSLVMVGDTAQLPPVGTEISPAFNENLLSKSFFLNITSCELTEVVRQEETSGILANATHIRKIIHAPKFRKDFFETASYKDVIRISGTELEDALNTAYSAAGDTESIVICRSNKRANLYNNEIRKRLLFREGTINSGDKIMIVKNNYYWLSKKSKAGFIANGDIAEILRIRKLEQINDVFSFADATIRLVDYPEEKDIDVKLLLNTLSSELPSLPNSEFRNLFHAISENYSHIPEKNKRLKQIYNDPYINALQIKFAYAMTCHKTQGGQWQNVFVEQGYLTDEMVNREYLRWLYTAITRATGKLFLVNFHDRFYR; this is encoded by the coding sequence ATGCCTACCTCCACTCAGGAGACGGCTATTGAAAAGCTTTCAGGTTTTATTGCATCGGAAGAAAAAAAACGCCTGTTTCTGCTGAAAGGCTATGCCGGCACAGGAAAAACCAGTATTGTCGGCGTGCTTGTGAAGATACTACCACAAATTGGCGTTGACACCTACCTGATGGCACCGACAGGAAGAGCTGCTAAAGTGCTGGCGGCTTACTCAGGCCATCCGGCCTACACCATACACAAAGGCATTTATCATGTCGGGGATGACGAGTCGGGATTTTATATAACGCTTCGCGAAAACAAACGTAAAAACACAGTGTTTATTGTTGATGAAGCTTCGATGATAGCAGGCGACACAGCAGGCAAACACGAATTATTTCCAGCATCAAACCTGCTTGATGATTTACTTACCTATGTTTACAGCGGTGAAAACTGTTCACTGGTCATGGTTGGCGACACAGCACAGTTACCGCCTGTAGGAACGGAGATAAGTCCTGCGTTTAATGAAAACCTACTAAGCAAAAGTTTTTTCCTGAATATTACAAGCTGCGAACTGACAGAAGTCGTGAGGCAGGAAGAAACATCAGGCATACTTGCCAACGCCACGCATATTCGTAAGATAATACATGCCCCGAAATTCAGGAAGGATTTTTTTGAAACAGCAAGTTATAAAGATGTAATAAGAATCAGCGGTACAGAACTTGAAGATGCGCTGAACACGGCATATTCTGCCGCAGGCGACACGGAATCCATTGTGATATGCCGTTCCAACAAAAGAGCCAATCTATACAATAATGAAATTCGTAAACGGCTTCTTTTCCGTGAAGGCACCATAAACTCGGGCGACAAAATCATGATAGTGAAAAACAACTATTACTGGTTATCGAAAAAATCCAAAGCAGGTTTTATTGCAAACGGCGATATAGCCGAAATACTCCGCATCAGAAAATTGGAACAAATCAACGATGTATTCAGCTTTGCCGACGCAACAATTCGGCTTGTGGATTACCCGGAAGAAAAAGATATTGATGTTAAGTTGCTTCTGAACACCCTGAGTTCTGAATTACCTTCCCTTCCTAACAGCGAATTCCGTAATTTGTTTCATGCAATTTCGGAAAATTATTCTCATATTCCTGAAAAAAACAAACGCTTAAAACAAATCTACAATGACCCTTATATTAACGCTTTACAGATAAAATTTGCCTATGCCATGACCTGCCACAAAACACAGGGCGGGCAATGGCAAAATGTTTTCGTTGAGCAGGGTTACCTGACGGATGAGATGGTGAACAGGGAATACCTTAGGTGGTTATATACTGCAATTACACGGGCAACAGGGAAACTCTTTCTTGTGAATTTTCACGACAGGTTTTACAGGTAA
- the ispF gene encoding 2-C-methyl-D-erythritol 2,4-cyclodiphosphate synthase, protein MSRIGFGFDTHKLDPSAKLFLGGIEIPSEKGATGHSDADVLIHAICDALLGAANLGDIGTHFPDTDTQYKGIDSKILLRKVVEMLIDNDYRISNIDTTVCLEKPKIAPYITLIKQKLSEVIGIPIYDISVKAKTSEKLGFIGREEGISAYAVALLE, encoded by the coding sequence ATGAGTAGGATAGGATTTGGTTTTGACACTCATAAACTCGACCCATCTGCTAAATTATTTCTCGGCGGCATAGAAATTCCATCTGAAAAAGGCGCCACAGGTCACTCCGATGCCGATGTGCTTATTCATGCCATCTGCGATGCGCTTTTGGGAGCGGCCAACCTCGGCGATATAGGAACTCATTTTCCGGATACCGACACTCAGTATAAAGGCATTGACAGCAAAATACTTCTGAGAAAAGTTGTAGAAATGCTGATTGATAACGACTACCGTATTTCAAACATTGACACTACTGTCTGTCTCGAAAAACCAAAAATTGCACCTTATATTACACTGATAAAGCAAAAACTTTCCGAAGTAATAGGCATTCCTATTTATGATATTTCCGTTAAAGCAAAAACTTCTGAAAAACTGGGATTTATCGGCAGGGAAGAAGGCATTTCCGCTTATGCCGTTGCCCTGCTCGAATAA
- the porV gene encoding type IX secretion system outer membrane channel protein PorV, producing MKKVLLVFCSVMLAVNFAGAQSFMSYAEELNTITTAVPLLLIAPDARGGGLGDAGVASEADANSMHYNAAKYAFVEKDFGFAVSYIPWLRKLVGDINLAYLGAYKRINKRQVIGMSLRYFSLGNITFTNDIGQNIGQYKPNEFSLDASYAFKFTNEVSGAIAMRYIYSNLTGGGYFNNSKTKAGQSVAADVSVYYAKPIKIKEMNTTFSLGVNISNIGNKISYTENLERDFIPTNLKLGFGYMMNFDKNNSLAILLDFNKLLVPTPPVYQLDSTGKYMYDNDGNLIIEAGKDPDVGVVRGMIQSFYDAPGGFKEEIKEINISTGVEYWYAKQFSIRLGYFNESATKGNRKYLTIGAGLRYSVFGLDFTYLIPVTQQRSPLENTLRFSLLFNFDKIKSKKEKNEGEIKKNE from the coding sequence ATGAAGAAAGTTCTGCTTGTGTTTTGTTCTGTAATGTTGGCAGTTAATTTTGCCGGTGCTCAGAGTTTTATGTCTTATGCTGAAGAGCTTAATACAATTACCACGGCTGTTCCTTTGTTACTTATTGCTCCTGATGCACGTGGCGGAGGCCTGGGGGATGCCGGTGTAGCTTCCGAAGCAGATGCCAACTCCATGCATTACAATGCCGCCAAATATGCTTTTGTTGAAAAGGATTTTGGTTTCGCGGTATCTTATATCCCCTGGCTCCGCAAACTGGTAGGAGACATCAATCTTGCCTATCTCGGGGCCTATAAACGTATCAACAAAAGGCAGGTCATCGGCATGTCGTTGAGGTATTTTTCACTGGGAAATATCACTTTTACCAATGATATCGGGCAAAATATCGGCCAGTATAAACCGAATGAATTTTCTCTCGACGCATCCTATGCTTTTAAATTTACAAATGAAGTTTCTGGCGCTATTGCTATGAGGTATATTTACTCAAATCTTACCGGAGGAGGCTATTTCAATAATTCAAAAACAAAAGCGGGGCAGTCGGTGGCCGCCGATGTGAGCGTATATTATGCCAAACCTATCAAAATAAAAGAAATGAACACCACTTTTTCTCTGGGTGTGAACATTTCAAACATAGGCAACAAAATATCTTATACTGAAAATCTTGAACGTGATTTTATTCCTACCAACCTCAAATTGGGCTTTGGATACATGATGAATTTCGACAAAAACAACTCACTGGCAATCCTGCTTGATTTTAATAAGCTTCTGGTACCAACCCCGCCGGTATATCAGCTTGATTCCACAGGAAAATATATGTATGATAACGACGGCAACCTGATTATTGAAGCCGGAAAAGACCCTGATGTGGGCGTGGTACGTGGTATGATACAATCGTTTTATGATGCTCCCGGAGGTTTTAAGGAAGAGATAAAAGAAATCAATATTTCCACAGGTGTGGAATACTGGTATGCGAAACAGTTTTCCATACGCCTGGGCTATTTTAATGAGTCTGCAACCAAGGGAAACCGCAAATATTTAACTATAGGTGCCGGTCTGCGTTACAGCGTTTTCGGACTCGACTTTACCTACCTTATTCCTGTAACACAGCAGCGAAGCCCCCTTGAAAATACACTTCGTTTCAGCCTGCTTTTTAATTTTGACAAAATTAAAAGTAAGAAAGAAAAAAACGAAGGCGAAATCAAGAAAAATGAGTAG
- the porU gene encoding type IX secretion system sortase PorU, translated as MKTRLAVLLFIISTASATYAQNAARGNFSGNSVLAEGAWYKIATVQQGVYKLTYDNLKQLSAAEPFYSQNFRLYGNGGAMLPEKNASSRYDDLIENAVQVYDGGDGLIDQGDYVLFYGQSSVKWNYNPILHNFEHQQHYYSDTVFYFISFDKGPGKRIVQYPEIIDAPGLSVNKYNEHLYHEQELRNLLKSGKIWFGESFDENTQQFFNFIFTGISHDDMAKVRVSFTARSMAKSALTVEASGISRCDSINQIPSSSNAEYAKSLVSSLSFLPDSDTLTVKITYHKTDSTALSWLNYIEAEALRNLVYNGEQFVFHNIQTIGIPVSEFVIAAGNNPVKIWNISDFFNIREMPLAIQGTDVSFRAYTDSLTAYIAFDSNNLLAPVLCESVPNQNLHGLPQANMLIISHPDFLDEAAVLAAFHNNNGMSVNITRVDQVYNEFSSGSQDVTALRDFIRMFYEHETDDSANSLKYVLLFGDGSYDMKNRLAYNTNIIPTWQTLNSLVPTGSYVSDDFFGMLDPDEGENLSGKLDVGIGRFPVVNSLQAATVVEKCIRYGARQNLVNHEPGDGQVSNYDPWRNNVLIVADDEDANLHFKQAEKLVQAIDSLDKNINFTKVYLDAYKQVSTPFGVKFPDANEAINSRIEQGTLMFNYFGHGGEAGLAAENIVTLAEIGQYTNFYNLPVFVTATCEFSRFDNPEYFSAGEHLLLSEKGGGIALFSTTRVAYAHSNEVLSQNLIKSTFNNSAEEKVRFGDMIKNAKNSCPAGIYMQNFTLLGDPALEFAIPEYKIVTDEVISDTLLSAGDTIHNCRTLTIKGHISDAAGNVLVGFNGTLFPFVYDKPYRCFTLANDAQYSYAAPFLVQNTVLYKGNISVVNGLFEFDFFVPKNISFGSGYGKISYYARDQWDDARGVLDSLFLLNSGNNADTDILGPDISAWLEDANFKDGDYTSANPPLFLNFHDTSGINCYGLGFGKEITLILDDDEHNPVFLNDVYIPDMNTYTSGSIEYQLNNLSYGPHKLLIRASDLLDNTSEKEVRFDVLTPEDIRVGGVYNYPDPVNAYTCFHIEHNLSIDAMEYTITVYDIAGRKAAELSGTVPPAYYKPLEICWDAVSLKGEPLQKGFYSYQVVLTDAAGRKRQAADKMIIIK; from the coding sequence ATGAAAACACGACTCGCCGTTTTACTGTTTATTATTTCCACAGCTTCTGCAACTTATGCACAGAACGCCGCCAGAGGGAATTTTTCGGGAAACTCCGTGCTGGCCGAAGGAGCTTGGTATAAGATAGCTACAGTGCAGCAAGGCGTTTACAAGCTGACATACGACAACCTGAAGCAACTGAGTGCCGCTGAGCCATTTTATTCTCAGAATTTTCGCCTTTATGGTAATGGAGGGGCAATGCTCCCCGAAAAAAATGCTTCGTCACGCTATGATGACCTAATAGAAAATGCTGTTCAGGTGTATGATGGCGGCGACGGCTTAATTGATCAGGGCGACTATGTTCTTTTTTATGGGCAATCTTCCGTGAAATGGAACTACAACCCTATACTGCATAATTTTGAACATCAACAGCACTATTATTCCGACACGGTTTTTTATTTCATCTCTTTTGATAAAGGCCCCGGAAAAAGAATAGTGCAATATCCCGAAATCATTGATGCTCCCGGGCTCAGTGTCAATAAATACAATGAGCATCTTTATCATGAACAGGAACTGAGGAACCTTTTAAAATCGGGAAAGATATGGTTTGGCGAATCTTTTGATGAAAATACCCAGCAGTTTTTTAATTTTATTTTTACGGGCATCAGCCACGATGATATGGCAAAAGTTAGGGTGAGTTTTACTGCCCGTTCCATGGCAAAAAGCGCCCTTACTGTGGAAGCTTCAGGAATTTCGAGATGCGATTCCATCAATCAGATACCTAGTAGCAGTAATGCGGAATATGCAAAAAGTTTAGTGTCGTCACTGAGCTTTTTACCAGATTCCGACACACTTACAGTGAAGATTACTTATCATAAAACCGATTCAACAGCTTTAAGCTGGCTCAATTATATTGAGGCGGAGGCATTAAGAAACCTGGTTTATAATGGAGAGCAATTTGTTTTTCACAATATTCAAACAATTGGTATTCCGGTAAGTGAGTTTGTTATAGCTGCGGGAAATAATCCGGTTAAAATATGGAATATTTCCGACTTTTTTAATATTCGCGAAATGCCTCTTGCGATACAAGGTACAGATGTTTCTTTTAGGGCATATACCGACAGCCTGACGGCTTATATTGCTTTTGACAGCAACAATCTGTTGGCTCCGGTTTTGTGTGAAAGTGTTCCCAACCAAAACCTGCATGGCTTGCCACAAGCAAATATGCTTATTATTTCACATCCTGATTTTCTTGATGAAGCTGCTGTGCTGGCGGCGTTTCACAATAACAATGGCATGTCGGTGAATATTACCCGTGTTGACCAGGTGTATAATGAATTCTCATCCGGGAGCCAGGATGTTACAGCCCTAAGGGATTTTATACGTATGTTTTATGAACACGAGACAGATGACTCTGCGAACAGTCTGAAATATGTGCTGCTATTTGGTGACGGTTCTTACGATATGAAAAACAGGCTGGCATATAACACCAATATTATCCCAACCTGGCAAACACTAAATTCATTAGTCCCGACAGGTTCTTATGTTTCCGACGATTTTTTCGGCATGCTCGACCCGGATGAAGGTGAAAATCTTAGCGGGAAGCTTGACGTTGGTATCGGGCGTTTTCCGGTAGTCAATTCTTTGCAGGCGGCTACGGTTGTAGAGAAGTGCATACGTTACGGTGCAAGGCAAAATCTTGTGAACCATGAACCGGGAGACGGACAGGTATCAAATTATGACCCATGGAGAAACAACGTACTCATTGTTGCTGATGACGAAGATGCCAACCTTCATTTTAAACAAGCCGAAAAACTTGTTCAGGCAATAGATTCCCTGGATAAAAATATCAATTTTACCAAAGTTTATCTGGATGCTTATAAACAGGTCAGTACCCCTTTTGGTGTAAAATTTCCTGATGCCAACGAAGCCATCAACAGCCGCATTGAGCAGGGAACGCTTATGTTTAATTATTTCGGACATGGAGGGGAAGCCGGCCTGGCAGCGGAAAATATTGTTACTCTTGCTGAAATAGGGCAATATACCAATTTTTACAACTTACCGGTATTTGTTACGGCTACCTGTGAATTCAGCCGCTTTGACAATCCGGAATATTTTTCTGCAGGAGAGCATTTGCTGCTGAGTGAAAAAGGAGGCGGCATTGCTTTGTTTTCTACTACCCGTGTGGCCTATGCTCATTCAAACGAAGTGCTAAGCCAAAACCTGATAAAATCCACATTTAATAATTCTGCCGAAGAAAAAGTGCGTTTTGGCGACATGATAAAAAATGCAAAAAATTCATGCCCTGCCGGAATTTACATGCAAAATTTTACCCTTCTCGGCGACCCGGCACTTGAATTTGCTATACCGGAATATAAAATCGTTACGGATGAGGTAATCTCAGATACCCTGCTATCTGCCGGAGACACAATACATAATTGCCGGACACTAACAATAAAAGGCCATATAAGTGATGCCGCAGGCAATGTTCTTGTAGGCTTCAATGGAACCCTTTTTCCGTTTGTTTATGATAAACCCTATCGTTGTTTTACACTTGCCAATGATGCTCAATACAGCTATGCCGCACCTTTTCTTGTTCAGAATACCGTGCTTTATAAAGGAAATATTTCTGTAGTGAACGGCTTGTTTGAATTTGACTTTTTTGTTCCTAAAAATATCAGTTTTGGTAGCGGCTATGGCAAAATCAGCTATTATGCCAGAGATCAGTGGGATGATGCACGGGGTGTTCTTGACAGCCTCTTTTTATTAAATTCAGGAAATAACGCCGATACGGATATTTTGGGGCCTGATATTTCCGCATGGCTTGAAGATGCAAACTTTAAAGACGGTGATTACACTTCGGCCAACCCGCCTTTGTTTTTAAACTTTCATGATACCAGCGGCATCAATTGCTACGGGCTGGGCTTCGGAAAAGAGATAACACTTATTCTGGATGACGATGAACATAATCCTGTATTTCTTAACGATGTGTATATTCCTGACATGAACACTTATACTTCTGGAAGTATTGAATACCAGTTAAATAATTTAAGTTATGGCCCTCACAAACTGCTGATTCGCGCTTCTGATTTACTGGACAATACTTCCGAAAAGGAAGTGCGTTTTGATGTGCTGACTCCGGAAGATATACGCGTTGGCGGTGTTTATAATTATCCCGACCCAGTCAATGCTTACACATGTTTTCATATAGAACACAACTTGAGCATTGATGCCATGGAATACACCATTACAGTTTACGATATCGCAGGGCGCAAAGCTGCTGAATTATCAGGGACTGTGCCGCCTGCTTATTACAAACCTCTTGAAATTTGCTGGGATGCCGTGAGCCTGAAAGGCGAACCTTTGCAAAAAGGATTTTATTCCTATCAGGTTGTTTTAACCGATGCAGCAGGCAGAAAAAGGCAGGCCGCTGATAAAATGATTATAATTAAATAA